One Sinorhizobium arboris LMG 14919 genomic region harbors:
- a CDS encoding radical SAM family RiPP maturation amino acid epimerase, whose protein sequence is MPSGLQDAATRTHLHSQDEHWRQIFERRTPEQRRTLSHVKRFMERLAGDMKFRTALSENVDAPRAVTERYGIEVDPAEMLPLWRGDYLKYRFTPESAPWPLAMMWDDYMRAVLRHRDLLRDQGEMSIISPRFHAWRERQIRRCNDELGGSAPSITHPILAFELSEGCSVGCWFCGLSADRFKGYYDYSKEHAELWRGVVGVASEMFGSAARTGFCYWATEPMDNPHYDHFLFDYYQITGALPQTTTAAPLKDKALTRRVLGLFDLYGTTTNRFSVLSTEHLNQIHMAFSPEELMGVELILQGKEGPTAKAFTGRARGRKKKLGVALPEGSPSTIACVSGFLVNIPKGRIQLVTPVPGSERWPLGYRIVGQCFFRTRDEFREGLQSMIDQHMLESPAPDLPLRFRRDLQYKAGNRYFDLRSRSREHRVLDDVAPISIGDLIACGNCTASELVMRVTTDGTSVLAVADLLDQLYAAGVIEEDLDDRFAWQTSNEMTGSIEWV, encoded by the coding sequence ATGCCATCAGGCCTACAAGATGCGGCTACAAGGACTCACCTGCACTCTCAGGACGAACATTGGCGACAGATCTTTGAGCGGCGCACGCCGGAGCAACGGCGCACGTTGTCACACGTAAAGCGCTTCATGGAGCGGCTGGCTGGTGACATGAAGTTCCGTACGGCTCTTTCAGAGAACGTCGACGCCCCTCGGGCGGTAACAGAGCGCTACGGCATCGAAGTTGATCCAGCGGAGATGCTACCGCTCTGGCGTGGTGACTACCTGAAATACCGCTTCACGCCGGAGTCGGCCCCGTGGCCGCTGGCTATGATGTGGGACGATTATATGCGCGCAGTGTTGCGCCATCGCGACCTCCTGCGAGACCAAGGCGAAATGTCAATCATCAGCCCTCGCTTTCATGCCTGGCGCGAACGCCAAATCCGGCGCTGTAACGACGAATTGGGCGGATCGGCGCCGTCGATCACGCACCCCATCCTCGCTTTCGAGCTGAGCGAAGGCTGCAGCGTCGGTTGCTGGTTCTGTGGCCTCTCGGCCGATCGCTTCAAAGGCTATTATGACTACAGCAAAGAGCATGCAGAGCTTTGGCGGGGCGTGGTTGGTGTCGCGAGCGAGATGTTTGGTTCGGCAGCCCGTACTGGCTTCTGCTACTGGGCCACAGAGCCTATGGACAACCCACACTACGACCACTTTCTGTTCGACTATTATCAGATCACGGGCGCATTGCCGCAAACAACGACGGCCGCACCGCTCAAGGATAAGGCACTCACCAGGCGCGTGCTCGGGCTCTTCGACCTTTATGGCACTACGACGAATCGTTTCTCAGTGCTGAGCACGGAACATCTCAATCAGATTCACATGGCGTTTTCGCCTGAGGAGCTGATGGGGGTCGAACTGATCCTGCAGGGCAAAGAGGGGCCGACGGCAAAGGCTTTCACCGGGCGCGCGCGCGGGCGGAAGAAGAAGCTCGGGGTCGCTTTGCCGGAAGGCTCTCCGTCGACGATCGCCTGTGTTTCCGGCTTCCTCGTAAATATACCGAAGGGACGTATTCAACTGGTGACGCCGGTACCGGGTAGCGAACGCTGGCCTCTCGGGTACCGCATCGTGGGTCAATGTTTCTTCAGGACGCGTGACGAGTTCCGTGAAGGACTACAGAGCATGATCGATCAGCACATGCTCGAGAGCCCCGCCCCCGACCTGCCGCTCCGCTTCCGCAGGGACCTGCAATACAAAGCAGGGAACCGGTACTTCGATCTCCGCTCACGCAGCAGGGAACACCGAGTGCTCGACGACGTCGCTCCGATTTCCATTGGCGATCTGATCGCATGTGGTAACTGCACAGCCTCCGAGCTGGTTATGCGGGTCACGACGGACGGAACCAGCGTGCTCGCAGTCGCCGACCTCCTCGATCAGTTATACGCGGCCGGGGTGATCGAAGAGGACCTCGACGACCGCTTTGCTTGGCAGACAAGCAACGAGATGACGGGCAGCATCGAATGGGTCTGA